Proteins from a genomic interval of Medicago truncatula cultivar Jemalong A17 chromosome 3, MtrunA17r5.0-ANR, whole genome shotgun sequence:
- the LOC11411397 gene encoding mediator of RNA polymerase II transcription subunit 1, with amino-acid sequence MEKSEPALVPQWLRSAGSVASSSPHFASSSNHTDSHSVANHTRNRSSKTAGDFDSPRSVFLERTFSSNSRRSAINGSAKHAYSSFNRNHRDKDRDRDRDRDKDRSHFLDHWDRNCSEPLADLFAGRTERDTLRRSHSLVSRKQSEPVNHRGTVDTKSGSNCNQSNGNDVLSGGSIGSSFHKAVFDKDFPSLGGDERPGSAEIGRVASPVLGLGGTASQSLPVGSSSLIGGEGWTSALAEVPSMIGSSSTGSPTAQQTVTPTSGSVLSSTSVGLNMAEALVQAPSRSQSIPQASVKTQRLEELAIKQSRQLIPVTPSMPKALVNNSEKSKPKATLRNSEMNMVAKSVPQQPSALHIVNHSVRNGNAKVVDAPKTSGKFTDLKSVVWENGVSPTAKDASTPTNYSNSKPGNHLAVPSAVASAPLRNTNNIKSTTERKPASLDLKLGSTADKKQFASQVKSRHDFFNLIKRKTLNSSVLPDSSSVVSSATSDKSGEVNMEAVGPPASLQDLGNSTEMTSNGNAHLENHRLPNIRLKDSTPDEEEVAFLRSLGWEEDSGDEDEGLTEEEINTFYQECLKMGTTTLKLCPGMQPKLSKFFESYATNLNGASAGSSTSDSGSEV; translated from the exons ATGGAAAAAAGTGAACCTGCTTTAGTTCCACAATGGTTGAGAAGTGCTGGAAGTGTTGCCAGTTCATCCCCCCATTTTGCATCTTCTTCTAATCATACCG ATTCTCATAGTGTAGCCAATCATACAAGGAATAGATCTTCTAAGACAGCTGGTGATTTTGATAGTCCTCGTTCCGTGTTTCTTGAACGAACATTTTCGTCAAATTCTCGGAGGAGTGCTATCAATGGCTCTGCAAAGCATGCTTACAGTAGTTTCAACAGAAATCATCGTGATAAGGACCGTGATAGAGATAGGGATAGAGATAAAGATAGATCCCATTTTTTAGACCACTGGGATCGTAACTGTTCTGAACCATTGGCTGACCTCTTCGCTGGAAGGACAGAGAGGGATACTTTGAGGCGTTCTCATTCATTGGTCTCCAGGAAGCAGAGTGAGCCTGTGAACCACAGAGGGACAGTAGATACAAAATCTGGTAGCAATTGCAACCAGAGCAACGGCAATGATGTGCTTTCTGGGGGTAGTATTGGCAGCAGCTTTCACAAAGCTGTTTTTGATAAGGATTTTCCATCACTTGGAGGAGATGAAAGGCCGGGTTCAGCTGAAATAGGCAGAGTTGCATCTCCTGTTTTGGGTTTGGGTGGTACTGCCAGTCAATCTCTACCTGTTGGCAGTTCATCTTTGATTGGCGGAGAAGGATGGACTTCTGCACTAGCAGAAGTACCTTCTATGATTGGAAGCAGTAGTACTGGGTCTCCAACAGCGCAACAAACTGTTACTCCAACCTCTGGGTCTGTACTTTCAAGTACATCAGTTGGTCTTAACATGGCTGAAGCTTTGGTGCAGGCTCCATCTCGATCTCAGTCAATTCCTCAG GCTTCGGTCAAAACCCAAAGGCTTGAAGAACTTGCTATTAAGCAGTCAAGACAGTTGATTCCAGTGACACCATCAATGCCTAAGGCTTTG GTTAATAATTCTGAAAAATCTAAGCCGAAGGCAACACTCAGAAATTCCGAGATGAATATGGTTGCCAAGAGTGTGCCACAGCAACCCTCTGCATTGCATATTGTTAATCATTCTGTCCGCAATGGAAATGCCAAAGTTGTTGATGCTCCAAAGACATCTGGAAAGTTCACTGATCTTAAATCTGTGGTATGGGAAAATGGTGTTTCTCCTACGGCGAAGGATGCTTCAACTCCAACAAATTATTCTAACAGCAAACCCGGAAATCATCTGGCTGTTCCTTCTGCAGTTGCTTCTGCGCCTTTGAGGAACACCAATAACATTAAATCCACCACAGAGCGGAAACCAGCTTCTTTGGACCTGAAATTAGGTTCCACTGCAGATAAGAAACAGTTTGCTTCTCAAGTGAAGAGCCGACATGATTTCTTCAATCTCATTAAAAGGAAAACTCTGAACTCCTCAGTTCTTCCGGATTCTAGCTCCGTGGTTTCATCTGCCACATCTGACAAATCTGGTGAAGTGAATATGGAAGCAGTTGGACCCCCTGCAAGCCTTCAAGATCTTGGAAATAGTACTGAAATGACTAGCAATGGTAATGCCCATTTGGAGAATCACAGACTTCCCAACATCAGATTGAAAGATTCAACTCCTGATGAGGAAGAAGTTGCATTTCTTCGTTCTCTTGGCTGGGAGGAGGATTCTGGTGATGAGGATGAAGGCCTCACAGAAGAGGAGATCAATACATTTTATCAGGAG TGCTTGAAAATGGGCACCACCACATTAAAGCTATGCCCAGGCATGCAGCCAAAGTTGTCCAAATTTTTTGAATCTTATGCTACTAACTTGAATGGAGCTTCTGCTGGGTCGAGTACTTCCGACTCTGGATCTGAAGTTTGA
- the LOC11419987 gene encoding mitogen-activated protein kinase kinase kinase 1 isoform X1: MHHIFYHNNLTNIMDSKKLRRKPKLERRNAQKYTDYDAGSSSSSFDDSSGSLYTRSMELYDRTSFRIEGVEGEFDRICRSLGLSGPEDFAIPAAAWEAMKIRSNSDGLPSLKLDELDLKEKKVNDMRELENKGELNKKCEDRDMIRVRVRDEVDDSVVVVSSSGGINGIRPPMIKPPPGMRVPVVVDNTCSTWDLLKDLAPVGEGEEEGFDREVEENEGEEVGREEGVVDNEARIDAIVAGLMESSLFSTSNEDDSSSTATEPRSNNVSPNGRINRFITPGSWQKGGFLGGGSFGSVYEGISDDGFFFAVKEVSLLDQGEQGKQSVYQLEQEIALLSRFEHDNIVQYYGTEMDESKLHIFIELVTKGSLRSLYQRYTLRDSQVAAYTRQILHGLKYLHDQNVVHRDIKCANILVHASGSVKLADFGLAKATKLNDVKSCKGTAFWMAPEVVRGKNKGYGLPADIWSLGCTVLEMLTGQIPYSNLEPMQALFRIGKGEPPLIPDSLSRDAKDFIMQCLQVNPDDRFTAAQLLNHPFLQRPLSQSSSPYIHGRRG; this comes from the exons ATGCATCATATTTTCTACCATAACAACCTAACCAACATCATGGATTCAAAGAAGCTTCGAAGAAAACCTAAACTCGAGCGTCGTAATGCCCAAAAGTACACCGATTACGACGCTggatcatcttcatcttcattcgaTGATTCATCCGGTTCACTTTACACTCGTTCTATGGAGTTATACGACCGAACTAGCTTCCGTATTGAAGGAGTAGAAGGTGAGTTTGATCGAATTTGTAGGAGTTTAGGACTTTCTGGACCCGAGGATTTTGCTATTCCTGCTGCTGCTTGGGAAGCCATGAAGATTCGATCCAATTCGGATGGTCTTCCCAGTTTGAAGCTTGATGAGCTTGATTTGAAGGAGAAGAAGGTGAATGATATGagagaattagaaaataaaggTGAATTGAACAAGAAATGTGAAGATAGGGATATgattagggttagggttagaGATGAGGTTGATGacagtgttgttgttgttagtaGTAGTGGTGGTATTAATGGAATTCGTCCACCGATGATTAAGCCGCCACCTGGGATGAGAGTTCCGGTTGTTGTTGATAACACGTGTTCCACTTGGGATCTTTTGAAGGATTTGGCTCCGGTTGGGGAAGGGGAAGAAGAGGGTTTTGACCGGGAAGTGGAGGAGAATGAAGGTGAGGAAGTTGGTAGAGAAGAGGGGGTGGTGGATAATGAGGCAAGGATTGATGCGATTGTTGCTGGTCTTATGGAATCAAGTTTGTTTAGTACTTCAAATGAAGATGATTCTTCTAGTACTGCTACAGAACCTAGATCGAACAATGTATCTCCAAACGGGAGAATTAATCGTTTCATTACGCCTGGAAGCTGGCAAAAGGGTGGCTTTTTGGGGGGTGGTTCATTTGGATCTGTCTATGAAGGAATTTCTGA TGATGGATTCTTTTTTGCTGTAAAAGAAGTTTCCTTGCTTGATCAAGGGGAACAGGGAAAACAAAGTGTCTATCAACTGGAGCAG GAAATTGCACTTTTGAGTCGTTTTGAACATGATAATATAGTTCAATACTATGGCACTGAAATG GATGAATCTAAGCTTCATATCTTTATTGAGCTTGTAACCAAAGGTTCTCTTAGAAGCCTCTATCAGAGGTACACTCTTCGAGATTCCCAAGTAGCTGCCTATACAAGACAGATTCTGCATGGTTTGAAGTACCTTCATGATCAAAACGTGGTTCACAG GGATATCAAATGTGCAAATATATTGGTGCATGCAAGTGGATCTGTCAAACTTGCAGATTTTGGGTTAGCAAAG GCAACCAAATTGAACGATGTTAAATCATGCAAGGGAACAGCATTCTGGATGGCCCCTGAG GTTGTGAGAGGAAAGAACAAAGGTTACGGGCTTCCAGCCGATATTTGGAGTCTGGGATGCACTGTTCTGGAGATGCTAACGGGCCAAATTCCGTACTCCAATTTGGAACCC ATGCAGGCATTATTTAGAATAGGAAAAGGTGAGCCACCTCTTATTCCTGATAGTCTTTCAAGAGATGCAAAAGATTTTATCATGCAGTGCCTTCAAGTTAATCCTGATGATCGTTTTACTGCTGCTCAACTCTTAAACCATCCATTTCTCCAAAGGCCACTTTCCCAGTCTTCATCTCCTTACATTCATGGCAGAAGGGGTTAA
- the LOC11419987 gene encoding mitogen-activated protein kinase kinase kinase 1 isoform X2 codes for MHHIFYHNNLTNIMDSKKLRRKPKLERRNAQKYTDYDAGSSSSSFDDSSGSLYTRSMELYDRTSFRIEGVEGEFDRICRSLGLSGPEDFAIPAAAWEAMKIRSNSDGLPSLKLDELDLKEKKVNDMRELENKGELNKKCEDRDMIRVRVRDEVDDSVVVVSSSGGINGIRPPMIKPPPGMRVPVVVDNTCSTWDLLKDLAPVGEGEEEGFDREVEENEGEEVGREEGVVDNEARIDAIVAGLMESSLFSTSNEDDSSSTATEPRSNNVSPNGRINRFITPGSWQKGGFLGGGSFGSVYEGISDDGFFFAVKEVSLLDQGEQGKQSVYQLEQEIALLSRFEHDNIVQYYGTEMDESKLHIFIELVTKGSLRSLYQRYTLRDSQVAAYTRQILHGLKYLHDQNVVHRDIKCANILVHASGSVKLADFGLAKATKLNDVKSCKGTAFWMAPEVVRGKNKGYGLPADIWSLGCTVLEMLTGQIPYSNLEPMQALFRIGKGHFPSLHLLTFMAEGVKLCHLQL; via the exons ATGCATCATATTTTCTACCATAACAACCTAACCAACATCATGGATTCAAAGAAGCTTCGAAGAAAACCTAAACTCGAGCGTCGTAATGCCCAAAAGTACACCGATTACGACGCTggatcatcttcatcttcattcgaTGATTCATCCGGTTCACTTTACACTCGTTCTATGGAGTTATACGACCGAACTAGCTTCCGTATTGAAGGAGTAGAAGGTGAGTTTGATCGAATTTGTAGGAGTTTAGGACTTTCTGGACCCGAGGATTTTGCTATTCCTGCTGCTGCTTGGGAAGCCATGAAGATTCGATCCAATTCGGATGGTCTTCCCAGTTTGAAGCTTGATGAGCTTGATTTGAAGGAGAAGAAGGTGAATGATATGagagaattagaaaataaaggTGAATTGAACAAGAAATGTGAAGATAGGGATATgattagggttagggttagaGATGAGGTTGATGacagtgttgttgttgttagtaGTAGTGGTGGTATTAATGGAATTCGTCCACCGATGATTAAGCCGCCACCTGGGATGAGAGTTCCGGTTGTTGTTGATAACACGTGTTCCACTTGGGATCTTTTGAAGGATTTGGCTCCGGTTGGGGAAGGGGAAGAAGAGGGTTTTGACCGGGAAGTGGAGGAGAATGAAGGTGAGGAAGTTGGTAGAGAAGAGGGGGTGGTGGATAATGAGGCAAGGATTGATGCGATTGTTGCTGGTCTTATGGAATCAAGTTTGTTTAGTACTTCAAATGAAGATGATTCTTCTAGTACTGCTACAGAACCTAGATCGAACAATGTATCTCCAAACGGGAGAATTAATCGTTTCATTACGCCTGGAAGCTGGCAAAAGGGTGGCTTTTTGGGGGGTGGTTCATTTGGATCTGTCTATGAAGGAATTTCTGA TGATGGATTCTTTTTTGCTGTAAAAGAAGTTTCCTTGCTTGATCAAGGGGAACAGGGAAAACAAAGTGTCTATCAACTGGAGCAG GAAATTGCACTTTTGAGTCGTTTTGAACATGATAATATAGTTCAATACTATGGCACTGAAATG GATGAATCTAAGCTTCATATCTTTATTGAGCTTGTAACCAAAGGTTCTCTTAGAAGCCTCTATCAGAGGTACACTCTTCGAGATTCCCAAGTAGCTGCCTATACAAGACAGATTCTGCATGGTTTGAAGTACCTTCATGATCAAAACGTGGTTCACAG GGATATCAAATGTGCAAATATATTGGTGCATGCAAGTGGATCTGTCAAACTTGCAGATTTTGGGTTAGCAAAG GCAACCAAATTGAACGATGTTAAATCATGCAAGGGAACAGCATTCTGGATGGCCCCTGAG GTTGTGAGAGGAAAGAACAAAGGTTACGGGCTTCCAGCCGATATTTGGAGTCTGGGATGCACTGTTCTGGAGATGCTAACGGGCCAAATTCCGTACTCCAATTTGGAACCC ATGCAGGCATTATTTAGAATAGGAAAAG GCCACTTTCCCAGTCTTCATCTCCTTACATTCATGGCAGAAGGGGTTAAACTTTGTCATCTTCAACTATGA